GAAGGTGGCATTGCTAAAACAATCGTATCAACAGATGTAACATGCTGCTTCCAATCTGTTGTAGTAGACACATTATATCGTGCTCGTAATTGTTCTAGCTTTTCTACGTTGCTTCGGTTAGAAACGATAATTTCTTCGATGTATTCTTTACTTGTTGTAAGTAGTCCAGCAAATATAGCTTCTGCCATACGACCGGCACCAATAAATAAAATTCGATGTTTATTAGGCATATCCTTTATTCCTTTCTGATGAGAATATGTTATAAAAAACGATACCATTTTTAAGAGAATTTTGTAAAAAGAAACGGCTTGTAGTGGAGAGAATACAATTGGAGGGAAGGAAGGCTATATAAAAAGGACTATGAAGATTATTATATTTGAAAAATAATTATAATCAAAAATCCCTGAAGCATTTATGCTTCAGGGATTGATAAATTATAAGCTTATGCTTTCGTCATACCAAGCAATACAGCGCCACCGATAATTAAAACACTACCTAGTGCAATAAAGATCAATTGACGTTTTGTTTTCTTTTCACCTAAGAATACGATTGCACCGAATGTTGAGATAACGATTCCAGTTTGAGATAATGGGAAGCTTGTTGCTACTCCGACACGTGGTAATGAAAGAAGTAAGAATAAGTTTCCAGTTCCCCATAGTAAACCAGATAAAGCATTACGGATTGCATATTTGTTAAATGGTTTATGTTTAGATGTCAGTACAACCGCACCAACAAACATACCAACTGCTTGTGGTAAAATAGCAGACCAACCATCGATATTATACCAACGAATAATAATTACATATACAAGGTAGCCGAAAGTAGAAACAATTAAAGTAAGAAGTCCTTTTTTCAATTGTCCTGGTGGCTGTGCATTTTCTTTGTCATCTAGTGATGTGAATACAACACCAACTACGATTAATAGGATTGCAATCGTTCCCAGAACAATCGTTGTTGTAGTAGTCCACTCACGGAAAGCGATAACCCCAAAGATAGAAGTTGCAACAAGTTGCATACCAGTAGAAATCGTTACAGTAGTTGAAACACCTAGTTTTTCAACTGTTTTTAATTGGTTTACTTGTCCTAAAGCCCAGAATAAACCTGAAATAAAACCAACAATCAAGACTGTCATTGTTAAAGCTGGTTGAGTAAATACATACATAATTGTTGCGAAGAATAGAGCACCGATTGTCATACCTACCGTTTGGCTGTATGCACCACCGCCCATTTTTACGCTTACTAATAAGATGTTTCCCCATGCGATTGCAGGAAGAAGCGCTAATAAAATGTCCATTACAAGACTCCCTTCGGTTTTCTATACCAATATAATTACATATCGTTCTAACGATCGGTAATGCCCCACTAATAGAGTAGAAGATTACCGATCGCTAAAACAGGATGAAGAACTTACGATATAAATGCGTTTTCATTTCTTCATTTTTTGAAACACCTCCATATAATAACAGGAAATTGCCTATTTTAGAAAGTGAATTCAAATAAAATGTATATTTTAATAAAAGGTAAAATTCAGTTATTTCCCATCGGTATATTTTATTTCCTAAGAAATAAAGAAGCAGCTTCGAAAAAAGCTGCTTTAAGAGTTAGTAATTCTTTTATTAATAAGCTGAATACATAGCAGAAATAGAAGTGACATACTAATAGTGATAACTACAAGTGTCCAGGCGAGTTGCATATTACTTGCATCAATCGCCATATAAATTGCAGTTGGGATAGTCTGTGTTTTACCAGGAATGTTCCCAGCAAACATGAGTGTAGCACCAAACTCACCGAGCGCACGAACAAAGCTCAAAATCATTCCGCTTAGTAAGGAAGGAAATGCAAGCGGGAGTGTCACGTGTAGAAAAACTTGATATTCACTGGCACCAAGGTCACGAGCACTTTCTTCAATTTGTACATTCGCAATAGAAAATCCTGTTTTTGCTGATTGGTACATAAGCGGAAATGCAACGACTGTAGAAGCAATGATCGCAGCAGTAGATGTGAACATAATGGACTGCTGAAACAATGATTCTATCCACATTCCAATGGGACTATTATTTCCAAAAATGATAATGAGAAAAAAGCCAATTACAGTTGGCGGAAGTACCATTGGTAATAAGAAAATAGTTTCTAATATTACTTTATATCTCCATGAGGAGCGTGCTAGCGCTCGCCCGATAATCGTCCCTAAAATTGTAACGATAATGGTGGCGTATGCAGCTACTCGTAAAGATAGAAAGATCGGTGACACAATAGCATCAAAGCTCATGGCAATTATGATAGGACTGTAAATCCATATTTTTTAAAGATAGATTGTGCATCTTTTGACTGCAAATACTCATAAAATGAAGTCGCCTCTTTCTTGTGCTTAGATTCTTTTATAACACCTAAAGGATAGTGAATTGGCTCATGAGAAGTAGCTGCTGCTGTCTCACCAATCTTTACTTTGTCTGAAATAAGAGCATCTGTTTTGTATACGATACCGGCATCGACATTGCCTGTCTCTACATATGTTAACACTTGGCGAACGTCTTTTGTAAACACGACTTTATTTTGAATGTCATTCCAAAGATTTTCATGTGTGAGAGAAGCCTTTGCATATTTTCCCGCAGGTACGGATTCAGGTGTACCAAGTGCGATTTTCTTTATTTTTTCATCTTTTAAATCTTGGAATTTTGCAAGAGAACTATCTTTTGGGACAACTAGAACTAGTTCATTTCCAAGAAGATTTTTCCCTTCTTTTTCATCAATGAATCCTTTTTTAACAAGAGTTTGGAATTTATCTTCTGCTGCAGAGAAGAATAAATCAGCAGGCGCGCCTTGTTCAATTTGTTGTTGAAGTGCACCAGAAGCACCGAAGTTAAAAGAAAGTTGAATAGTTGGTTCTTTCTCTTTATATTGCTTTTCAATTTCTTTTAATGCATCTTGTAAGCTAGCGGCAGCTGATACAGTCAGTTCGACTGTTTTTCCCTCTTTAGCAGCTGACTTTTCTTTCTTTTCCACGCTTGTACAAGCAGCACTAAATATAAGAAGGAAAGAAAGTATAAGTGCCCCAATAGATCGGAATGTGAATTTGTTCATAAAAAAATCCCCTTTCGTTTTGACATATTCAATTATAACTAATTATAACTAAATATAACTAGTTATAATTAAATGTAATTTGAACGATATGGTTGTTTTTAAAAAATAGGAGAAATATTCTTTTCTTTGTTACAATGAAGGAAGAAAGTGAGGAATCGTCTATGGATCATCATTCCTACACAACGGAAGAAGTAGCGAAGCGATTAAAAGTATCAAAATTAACTGTATACGACTTAATTAAAAAAGGAGAACTTCCTTCTTATAGAGTTGGTAGACAGATGCGCATTGATGCAGCGGATTTAGAACAATATATAAAGCAAATGAAAACAGGAAAGATACAAG
This genomic interval from Bacillus cereus contains the following:
- a CDS encoding GRP family sugar transporter, which produces MDILLALLPAIAWGNILLVSVKMGGGAYSQTVGMTIGALFFATIMYVFTQPALTMTVLIVGFISGLFWALGQVNQLKTVEKLGVSTTVTISTGMQLVATSIFGVIAFREWTTTTTIVLGTIAILLIVVGVVFTSLDDKENAQPPGQLKKGLLTLIVSTFGYLVYVIIIRWYNIDGWSAILPQAVGMFVGAVVLTSKHKPFNKYAIRNALSGLLWGTGNLFLLLSLPRVGVATSFPLSQTGIVISTFGAIVFLGEKKTKRQLIFIALGSVLIIGGAVLLGMTKA
- the modB gene encoding molybdate ABC transporter permease subunit, giving the protein MSFDAIVSPIFLSLRVAAYATIIVTILGTIIGRALARSSWRYKVILETIFLLPMVLPPTVIGFFLIIIFGNNSPIGMWIESLFQQSIMFTSTAAIIASTVVAFPLMYQSAKTGFSIANVQIEESARDLGASEYQVFLHVTLPLAFPSLLSGMILSFVRALGEFGATLMFAGNIPGKTQTIPTAIYMAIDASNMQLAWTLVVITISMSLLFLLCIQLINKRITNS
- the modA gene encoding molybdate ABC transporter substrate-binding protein translates to MNKFTFRSIGALILSFLLIFSAACTSVEKKEKSAAKEGKTVELTVSAAASLQDALKEIEKQYKEKEPTIQLSFNFGASGALQQQIEQGAPADLFFSAAEDKFQTLVKKGFIDEKEGKNLLGNELVLVVPKDSSLAKFQDLKDEKIKKIALGTPESVPAGKYAKASLTHENLWNDIQNKVVFTKDVRQVLTYVETGNVDAGIVYKTDALISDKVKIGETAAATSHEPIHYPLGVIKESKHKKEATSFYEYLQSKDAQSIFKKYGFTVLS